One part of the Xylanimonas allomyrinae genome encodes these proteins:
- the rpmB gene encoding 50S ribosomal protein L28: MAANCDVCGKGPGFGHSISHSHIRTKRRWNPNIQRVRAVVAGTPKRVNVCTSCLKAGKVTRAI; this comes from the coding sequence GTGGCTGCCAACTGCGACGTCTGCGGCAAGGGCCCGGGCTTCGGGCACAGCATCTCGCACTCACACATCCGCACGAAGCGCCGCTGGAACCCCAACATCCAGCGGGTGCGTGCCGTGGTCGCAGGCACGCCCAAGCGCGTGAACGTCTGCACCTCGTGCCTCAAGGCCGGCAAGGTGACGCGCGCCATCTGA